The Luteitalea sp. genomic interval TCGATCAGCACGTGCTCGCGATAGCGGCCGCCCCCGAGGTTTTCGAACCAGGCGAAGCGGCCCTGGTCGAAGTCTCCAAAGCCGCAAACCACCAGGTCTTCCCTGCCGTTCCCGGTCAGATCGGCAGCAACGGCATACGACGTCCTGAAATAGCCTTCGACGATGCTCCGCGAGACCCTGCCTTGGTCGCGCTCCTCGAACCTCAGGACCTGTCCGCGGCGGCGATCCACGTCGAAGTCTCCAATCAACGTGAGGTCGAAGCCATCGTCGCGCGTCTGCACCGCGACGGGCTGACTCGGCAACGCGATACGCTCCGAGAACCGTCCCTCTCGCGTGAAGAAGCCGAGGCTCGGTGAGTTGCCTTCGCCGACGAGAAGGCGCCCGCGACGTGAATCGATGTGGACCAGCGTGATCAAGTCAGAGCCGGTGTGATCCGACGCGAGCGAGGACACCCGGAACCACTTCGTCCCGTCCCGTGACGCCGGCTTCTCCGCCTGCGCGGGAAGCTCGGACGGCGCCGACGCCATCAGGTAGTGATGGATGGCGTGAAAGTCTTCGCGGCTGATCAGCGGCTGCTCGGGAATGTGGGCCTGGCTCACGAGGGTGGCGAACGGCTCGGCTGTCTGGCGAAAGCCCAGATAATTGCCCATCCACACCGAGACGACCGGCCACGTTCGGCGCGGCAGGCCATCCGGCCGTGGTGCCGAGTGGCATTTGGCGCAGTGCGCACGAGTGAGCTCGCGACCGCGCGCCAGCGTCTCTCGAGAAACCGGCGCGTTTGGAGGCGGCAGGCCGAAGGCCTGATGAAACAGGACGTCAGCCTTCTCGTCCTGGCCCTCCGCCCGCAGCACCTGCGACAACTGATACCGCGCATCCGTGGAGGCGGGATCCAACTGCAGCGCGCGTTCCAGGTGCGCCCGGGCAGACCGCAGGTCGCCGGCCATCAGCAGAAGGCGGCCCAACCGGCTGCGGGCGAAGAGGAGCGAGGGCTCGAGCTCGAGCGCCCTCTCGAACGCCTTCCGGGCCTCGGCGAGCTTTCCGAGCTGCTCCAGCGACGCTCCCAGGTTGGCCCATGCGGTGGGGTTGCGCGGCTCGATCTCGAGCAGCCGCCGCAAGGTGCGAACCGAATCGGAGATGCGGCCTTCCGGACCGTAGGCGACTCCCAGCACGCGGAGGAGGTCTGCCTGCTCCCCGAGCCGCTCCCTCGCCTCTTCCAGGATCCTCACCGCCTCTCGGCTTTCCCCGAGGCGAAGGAGCGTCTCGGCCAGAAAGCGGTACGCGGAGACGAAGTCCGGGTTCCGCCGGATCACCTGACGGTAAAGATCTCGCGCCTTCTCGAGCTCACCGGCCTGGCGCCGCGCCTCTGCCTCCCGAAAGAGCTCTTGGTGCCCTTCCTGCGCCTCGAGCCTCATCGCACCGACTGCTGTGGCAGTAGGGCCGGAGCACGTCGTCATGAAGCTGAAGGCGCCCAGCCCCATCAGCCCGAGGCAGCAGAGCCATCGCAACGTCGTCATGGCCGTCGGGCGCGCATATGGGCCTTCAGCGCTTCCTGCAGCCGTGGCGCGCGCGGGTAGCCATGACCAAGGTGCTGACGGAAGCCTTCCGCGTGCGCGACGCCGCATTCCCGGCCGTAGGACGCGGCCCACTGCGTCATACGCTTTATGTACTCGTCGATGCCGTGATGGGCGCGCAGCCATTCCCGCTGCGAGGCGTGGTGGCTCAGCAGACGGCCCTTCTCTTCGATGCGATCGCTGATGTCGACGTAGAACTCCGGCCAGAGGCGTCGTCCCATGGGGTCCGTGCCCTCGACGGGATCCGCGTAATACAGCACGGGCGTCGCCGCTACCGGCTTTGCCGGCGGCACGCGTCTCGTCTGGTACAGCGGTATGGCGGCCGCAAACACCGCCGACCGCACGGTCCGCGACGTCTCTTCGTGATCCACCATGTAGTCAGTGGGCGAATGCGTGATCACGACGTCGGGCGCAAACGTCCTCAGGAGCTCGACGATGGTGCGGACGCTCTCGGCGTTCGCAAACACTTCGGCATCCATCAGGCCCGCACAGGCGTACCAGGCGCCGATGGAATCGGCCGAGGCCTTCGCCTCCGCGTGGCGGATGCGTGAGATCTCTTCCTTGGTCCGCGCCTCGTTCGAGCCGCCGTCGCCCGCCGTCCTGGTGATGATACCGGCGCTCCAGCCTTCGGCCACCAGATGCAGCAAGGTCCCGCCAATCAGGATCTCGACATCATCCGGATGCGCCATGACCGCCAGCACACGAGGATGCGCGTCCGCCATCAGTCTCCCGCCTCGATATGCTACTGTAATCGCTTCGTGTAGAATTCTTGGTCTTGAAAGGTTTTACTAGATACTCACGCTACCGTCCGCCGGTTCTGCTGTCAAGGACCACGAGGATAAACAGTGCGACTGCTCGATGCGTATCTCTTGTCGCAGCGCACACGGAGCGCAAAGGAGTCACTGTGAAGCGAACTGCTGTCTGGCTTGCCGCGGCGTCGTCTGGGCTGGTGATCTGTCTTGGCGGACTTGCCAGTGCGCAGCGCCCAGACAATACGCCGCCGCCTGGCTTCACCGCTCTCTTCAATGGAAAGGACCTCACCGGCTGGCAGGCGCTCCTGGAGCTGCCGGGGCTCAAGTCGGGCGCCGGTCTCGATCCTGCCGAGCCGCTGAAGCTGGCGCCGGCGGAGCGGGCGGCCAAGCAGCGCGAGGCAGACGCGAAGTATCTGCCGCACTGGACGGTGCGCGACGGCGTCCTGCACTACGACGGGAAAGGTCAGAACCTCCGCTCGGTCAAGGACTACGGCGACATCGAGCTCTTCGTCGATTGGCGGATCCCTGCCGAAGGCGACACGGGGACCTATCTGCGCGGCACGCCGCAGATCCAGATCTGGGAGCGGCCGGGCGTGGGCTCTGGTGGGCTCTTCAACAACGAAAAAGGCGCAAGTGATCCGCTGAAGGAGGCGGACCGTCCCGTTGGCGAGTGGAACACGTTCCGCATCTTGAACGAGGGCGATGTCGTGACGGTCTGGTTGAACGGCGAGCTGGTTGTCGACAAGGTGGTCTACGAGAACTATTGGGATCGCAGCAAGCCCCTCCCGGAGACCGGGCCGATCGAGCTGCAGCACCACGGGAATCCGATCGCGTTCAAGAATATCTACGTCAAGGAGCTCGAGTAGCCGAGAGCGGCCGGACTTTCGGCTCGAGATACTCGATGCGGCCGTCGCTGTGGTTCTGAAACCCTAATCTACCCTTGTCGGCGCTCGCCATGCTCCACGACTCGGCGACCTTCCGGCCGTTCACCCAGACAGCGGTATATGGCCCGTCGGAGATCATCCTGAGCTGGCACCACTCCCCGTCCCGGCAGGAAACCTCGCGGGCCGGAACCTGGCCGTAGATGCTGCCGGTGGGGTGCGTCGAGCCGGGCACGTTGTAGATCTGAATCTCCTCGCCGTTCGACGAGGCGTTGCGGCGGTAGAAGATGCCGCCATTCGCATGGCGCGACGTGCGGAAGTAGGTTTGGAACTCGAAGGCCGAGAGCTCCTCCTTCGTGAGCAGTGAGCCGTCGCCGTCGCTGCCGACGATTTTGCCGTCCTCGACCACCCAACGCGCCTCACCGTCGGGGACCCAAGCCTCGAGATCGACCCTGTTGAACAGCGGTCTCCACGGACGATCCGTGTCGGGCAGCTCACGGATCGCGATGTTGCGATACTTCATCTCGAAGCCGAGGTCCTCGAGGCCGATGTAGCCGCGACGCGCCCGCGACCGCAGCGCCTCCGACCTGTCGAGTCTGACGTCCTGGATGAGAACGCCGTTGAGGGTAATCCGCAGCGACGGCCAGTTCATCTGGATCTCGAGCGCATTCCATTTGTGCGGGCCTTTGTTCGCCTGCGCGAGCGGCGGCACGAGATCGTAGAGCGCGCCGGCAGCGCGCACGCCGCCTGGCGAGCGATCGTGCCGCAGGTGCAGCTTGAGCCCGGTGCGCGCGAGATCGCCGTACAGCGGCGCGTGCAGCAGGATGCCGCTCTCGCACCAGCCGGTGACCATGTACTCGAGGCGCAGCACGAAGTTCTCGTACTCGCGATCGGTGCGCAGCCAGCTCGGATGGTTCTGCGGCGCCTTCAGATGGAGAATCCCGTTCTCAGCGACGAAGGCGCCAGCTTTGCCCATCTCGACCCACCCGGCCAGCCGACGCCCGTCGAACAGCGACCGGTCCAGAGACGTGTCGCGCGGCGCCGTTGCCTGAACGAAAAGCGCCGCCGCGAGCATCATCCATGCGATCACTGGAGCTCCAACGTGGTGTTCGGCCGAACCGTCACGTAAAGGCGGCCCTCGTCCCAGCGGACGTATTCCTCGTTCCAGCGATCGGTTGGGCCATCGCCCCGCTCGGCAAGCTTCCGGCCAGACGAGGTGACGGTGGTCCCCGGCGGAGCGTCGAAGGCAAGCGTGAGGCTTCCGTTGTAGATTTTTGTGTCCAAGGTGGTCCGCACGGTGAAGCGTGCATGCCCGCCTCCCGGCGCAGGTGCAGGTGACACCTGCGTGTGCTCGGTCAGCGTGCGATACGCGTAGAGCGGGCCCATCGGCACGTACCAGACGTCGGCGCGCCCGCCAACATGCGCCAGATGGCGCTCGTAGAATCCATCGGGCCCGAAGTCGAGCCACTGCGGGTGCGCGAGAAAGCTGTAGATGCCGCCGTTCGTATAGACCTCGTCGAACTTCGCGTTCAACACGCCGACGTCGACGATCTCGCGGGTCGCCGCCCCGCCGCGCTTCTGCACCACCTGGGTGTAGGCGGCGTTGAAGAAGTCGGTGGCCCACGTCTGCAGATCCGGCACGATGTGTCCATCGTTCGCCTCGTCTGGATAGTTTCGCGCCACGATGTATCCGGCAGCAGAGATCCGCTTGCGAATGAGCTCGTGGTTCGCGCAGTGGCCGCACGGGTAGCACCACGTCCAGACGTACGGCTGCGACGTGTGGCGGAGGATATCGTCGCGGGACCCGCTGACCTCCCCGTCTGTGTACGCGGCCGAGCAGTACTCCACCGTGTCGGGCCGTTGACAGGGATGCGTTCGGGCGTGCGCGCCGATCTCGTGGCCGTTCTCG includes:
- a CDS encoding DUF1080 domain-containing protein — translated: MVLKGFTRYSRYRPPVLLSRTTRINSATARCVSLVAAHTERKGVTVKRTAVWLAAASSGLVICLGGLASAQRPDNTPPPGFTALFNGKDLTGWQALLELPGLKSGAGLDPAEPLKLAPAERAAKQREADAKYLPHWTVRDGVLHYDGKGQNLRSVKDYGDIELFVDWRIPAEGDTGTYLRGTPQIQIWERPGVGSGGLFNNEKGASDPLKEADRPVGEWNTFRILNEGDVVTVWLNGELVVDKVVYENYWDRSKPLPETGPIELQHHGNPIAFKNIYVKELE
- a CDS encoding DUF1080 domain-containing protein — translated: MIAWMMLAAALFVQATAPRDTSLDRSLFDGRRLAGWVEMGKAGAFVAENGILHLKAPQNHPSWLRTDREYENFVLRLEYMVTGWCESGILLHAPLYGDLARTGLKLHLRHDRSPGGVRAAGALYDLVPPLAQANKGPHKWNALEIQMNWPSLRITLNGVLIQDVRLDRSEALRSRARRGYIGLEDLGFEMKYRNIAIRELPDTDRPWRPLFNRVDLEAWVPDGEARWVVEDGKIVGSDGDGSLLTKEELSAFEFQTYFRTSRHANGGIFYRRNASSNGEEIQIYNVPGSTHPTGSIYGQVPAREVSCRDGEWCQLRMISDGPYTAVWVNGRKVAESWSMASADKGRLGFQNHSDGRIEYLEPKVRPLSATRAP
- a CDS encoding tetratricopeptide repeat protein; this encodes MRRRARGRLPSAPWSWLPARATAAGSAEGPYARPTAMTTLRWLCCLGLMGLGAFSFMTTCSGPTATAVGAMRLEAQEGHQELFREAEARRQAGELEKARDLYRQVIRRNPDFVSAYRFLAETLLRLGESREAVRILEEARERLGEQADLLRVLGVAYGPEGRISDSVRTLRRLLEIEPRNPTAWANLGASLEQLGKLAEARKAFERALELEPSLLFARSRLGRLLLMAGDLRSARAHLERALQLDPASTDARYQLSQVLRAEGQDEKADVLFHQAFGLPPPNAPVSRETLARGRELTRAHCAKCHSAPRPDGLPRRTWPVVSVWMGNYLGFRQTAEPFATLVSQAHIPEQPLISREDFHAIHHYLMASAPSELPAQAEKPASRDGTKWFRVSSLASDHTGSDLITLVHIDSRRGRLLVGEGNSPSLGFFTREGRFSERIALPSQPVAVQTRDDGFDLTLIGDFDVDRRRGQVLRFEERDQGRVSRSIVEGYFRTSYAVAADLTGNGREDLVVCGFGDFDQGRFAWFENLGGGRYREHVLIDRSGALRVEVRDFTGDGRADLLVLLAQARQELVLFENLGKGGFRARQLLEQFPGFGYNDFLVADFNGDGDEDLVTVNGNNMELDDPPLRPYHGIRLYLNDGRMNFTEKYFYPMYGALRAVAGDFTGDGRLDVAAVSFFPDWRAKAPETFVLLENRGALRFRPFTLEQARWGRWLALHAGDLTGDGRLDLVLGNAPMPRGVPRELQRRFLEESRKVPSVLILEGLP
- a CDS encoding polysaccharide deacetylase family protein, whose translation is MPAISLVLLLVCGAALPASRAPDDVRLIGKTKYLNNARAVVTHTIDDSTKHVPAAIEAMDKHGIKSTVFVSTEQEPAPEERFFTQLQVWRLWPRLQRAFENGHEIGAHARTHPCQRPDTVEYCSAAYTDGEVSGSRDDILRHTSQPYVWTWCYPCGHCANHELIRKRISAAGYIVARNYPDEANDGHIVPDLQTWATDFFNAAYTQVVQKRGGAATREIVDVGVLNAKFDEVYTNGGIYSFLAHPQWLDFGPDGFYERHLAHVGGRADVWYVPMGPLYAYRTLTEHTQVSPAPAPGGGHARFTVRTTLDTKIYNGSLTLAFDAPPGTTVTSSGRKLAERGDGPTDRWNEEYVRWDEGRLYVTVRPNTTLELQ
- a CDS encoding PIG-L family deacetylase encodes the protein MADAHPRVLAVMAHPDDVEILIGGTLLHLVAEGWSAGIITRTAGDGGSNEARTKEEISRIRHAEAKASADSIGAWYACAGLMDAEVFANAESVRTIVELLRTFAPDVVITHSPTDYMVDHEETSRTVRSAVFAAAIPLYQTRRVPPAKPVAATPVLYYADPVEGTDPMGRRLWPEFYVDISDRIEEKGRLLSHHASQREWLRAHHGIDEYIKRMTQWAASYGRECGVAHAEGFRQHLGHGYPRAPRLQEALKAHMRARRP